From Camelus dromedarius isolate mCamDro1 chromosome 2, mCamDro1.pat, whole genome shotgun sequence, one genomic window encodes:
- the PLSCR5 gene encoding phospholipid scramblase family member 5 → MASKDAQNQRRGLPSFLPGAPDPDHGVHVSPSNSGNLVWQPGLPPPGSLPPGLEYLSQLDLIIIHQQVELLGMILGTETCNKYEIKNSLGQRIYFAVEESICFNRAFCSTLRSCTLKITDNSGREVITVNRPLRCNSCWCPCYLQELEIQAPPGTIVGYVAQKWDPFLPKFTIQNANKEDILKIVGPCATCGCFGDVDFEVKTINEKLTIGKISKYWSGFVNDVFTNADNFGIHVPADLDVTVKASMIGACFLFDFMFFEHSLAGL, encoded by the exons ATGGCCTCTAAAG ATGCACAGAACCAGAGAAGAGGTCTGCCCAGTTTTCTTCCCGGAGCTCCAGACCCAGACCATGGCGTTCACGTCTCACCGTCCAATTCAGGGAACTTAGTGTGGCAGCCGGGTCTCCCTCCACCAGGCAGTCTCCCTCCTGGTCTGGAATATTTAAGCCAG TTAGACCTGATAATTATACACCAGCAGGTGGAACTTCTTGGAA TGATACTTGGCACTGAGACCTGCAACAAATACGAGATTAAAAACAGCTTAGGACAAAGAATTTACTTTGCAGTGGAGGAAAGCATCTGCTTCAACCGTGCTTTCTGCTCTACGCTGCGCTCTTGCACACTGAAGATCACCGACAACTCAGGCCGAGAGGTCATCACAGTCAACAGGCCCTTGAGGTGTAACAGCTGCTGGTGCCCTTGCTACCTACAAGAG TTAGAAATCCAAGCCCCTCCTGGTACTATAGTTGGTTATGTTGCACAGAAGTGGGACCCCTTTCTGCCTAAATTCACAATTCAAAATGCAAACaaagaagatattttgaaaattgtTGGTCCTTGTGCGACATGTGGCTGTTTTGGCGATGTGGAttttgag GTGAAAACTATTAACGAAAAGCTTACAATTGGAAAGATTTCAAAGTACTGGTCGGGCTTTGTAAATGACGTTTTCACCAATGCTGACAACTTCGGAATTCACGTTCCTGCAGATCTAGATGTCACAGTCAAAGCATCGATGATTGGTGCCTGTTTTCTCTTT